A DNA window from Fibrobacter sp. UWB4 contains the following coding sequences:
- a CDS encoding AIPR family protein, producing the protein MELTKSQERRLAFVASLLSLNPNDPNDRIKALRHLNLDENGCFHGFQYSQGFMEFFIFLDEDTPLEKVVAHLNADLKQLQIAVFRTSDPTNPFFLSLREEADPWAVNKISDEEAEEDVDAPASRPYMETLEITVLRTRASRDITDSELERTLKDMRRKLTLWKADVKAKLEIIAEHDDLTRDFRSADDKLEIEMDSEPLHLTSDHGELFLGFCPIRTIFDYHVALGKRLKTKHNMAIVSSNIRTYLGNLTHTNAALIDAFQTMERNDDKNVNVDDFPFLHNGMTLTGDDLRLKERDGKKVLFIERPKIINGAQSLFTYEQYAKKSKHPVNPQVLVKVVVPYQGADNFLNQVTMANNRQNPVFSYHLRAADDLQFFIWQRYQEEGFTYVYKDGVRLKARTRKLEVRMRPELAKTLFMMDGKLSECRSSDCIFDKETLYQRCFGAFVRVAPEKEKDFVRKTIAFTKAWQLLSRLPIKIRKVTPGKGVSIEANDDNPLTRITWNGRLEDKFIFRSAVKDLVVALALRHWLIYGNPIQDFEWLVENELNFNDSILKYASRIYTDDLKNILISEFKDNTAYYDTITTIDKDSGESVERRLWKGFSNTATYDKMIDLLCKKNPAWEKCRGGIEVFL; encoded by the coding sequence ATGGAACTAACAAAATCGCAGGAACGCCGCTTAGCATTTGTCGCTAGCCTCTTGAGCTTGAACCCTAACGACCCAAACGATAGAATCAAGGCACTCCGGCATCTGAACCTAGATGAAAATGGATGCTTCCACGGCTTCCAGTATTCACAGGGCTTCATGGAATTTTTCATCTTCCTGGACGAAGATACTCCGCTCGAAAAGGTCGTTGCTCACCTGAATGCCGACCTGAAACAGCTCCAGATTGCGGTGTTCCGCACAAGCGATCCTACAAATCCGTTCTTCCTCTCGCTTCGCGAAGAGGCTGACCCGTGGGCCGTCAACAAGATTTCTGACGAAGAAGCTGAAGAAGATGTTGATGCTCCGGCAAGCCGTCCGTACATGGAAACGCTCGAAATCACCGTGCTCCGCACCCGCGCAAGCCGCGACATCACGGACTCCGAACTCGAACGTACCCTCAAGGACATGCGCAGAAAGCTCACGCTCTGGAAGGCCGATGTCAAGGCAAAGCTCGAAATCATTGCCGAACACGATGACCTTACCCGCGACTTCCGCAGCGCAGACGACAAGCTTGAAATCGAGATGGATTCCGAACCGCTCCACCTCACATCGGATCATGGCGAGCTTTTCCTCGGCTTCTGCCCGATCCGCACGATTTTTGACTACCACGTTGCCCTTGGTAAGCGCCTCAAGACCAAGCACAACATGGCTATTGTAAGTTCTAACATCCGTACTTACCTCGGTAACCTCACTCATACGAACGCCGCTCTTATCGATGCCTTCCAGACCATGGAAAGGAATGACGACAAGAACGTGAACGTCGATGACTTCCCGTTCCTCCACAACGGTATGACCCTTACGGGTGATGACCTGCGCCTCAAGGAACGCGATGGCAAGAAGGTCCTCTTCATTGAACGCCCGAAGATCATCAACGGTGCTCAGTCCCTCTTCACGTACGAACAGTATGCCAAGAAGAGCAAGCACCCGGTGAACCCGCAGGTGCTCGTGAAGGTCGTTGTACCGTACCAGGGCGCCGACAACTTCTTGAACCAGGTGACCATGGCTAACAACCGCCAGAACCCGGTGTTCAGCTACCATCTGCGTGCCGCTGACGACTTGCAGTTCTTCATTTGGCAGCGTTACCAGGAAGAAGGCTTTACCTACGTCTATAAGGACGGTGTCCGCCTCAAGGCCCGTACCCGTAAGCTCGAAGTCCGCATGCGTCCGGAACTTGCAAAGACCCTCTTCATGATGGATGGCAAGCTCAGCGAATGCCGCTCCAGCGACTGCATCTTCGACAAGGAAACGCTCTACCAGCGCTGCTTCGGTGCGTTTGTGCGCGTTGCCCCTGAAAAGGAAAAGGATTTTGTCCGTAAGACCATCGCCTTCACGAAGGCATGGCAGCTCCTTAGCCGTCTCCCGATCAAGATCCGCAAGGTTACTCCGGGTAAGGGCGTGTCTATCGAAGCTAACGACGATAACCCGCTGACCCGCATCACGTGGAATGGCCGCCTCGAAGACAAGTTCATCTTCCGCAGCGCCGTGAAGGACCTCGTGGTCGCTCTCGCTCTCCGTCACTGGCTCATCTACGGCAATCCGATCCAGGATTTCGAATGGCTCGTCGAAAACGAACTCAACTTCAACGATTCCATCCTCAAGTACGCATCCCGCATCTACACGGATGACTTGAAGAACATCTTGATTTCTGAATTCAAGGACAACACGGCCTATTACGATACCATCACGACAATCGACAAGGATTCTGGTGAATCTGTGGAACGTCGCCTGTGGAAGGGCTTCTCCAATACGGCTACTTACGACAAGATGATCGATCTCTTGTGCAAAAAGAACCCGGCTTGGGAAAAGTGCCGCGGTGGCATTGAAGTATTCCTCTAG
- the sprA gene encoding cell surface protein SprA: protein MRFRKYFKSALWGFAACSFVAVGSVWSQDGTLSSYESLFDDELFQDVPAPKSSSQPTVAVSSAVMSSSSVAIASSAAELSSSVVLPASSSAVPASSSAKPLSSAAESSSSIKVEYSSAVELSSSSVAPAPTKQPTVQESRTLAENPSLGEPASEGQADAWTPAIKYIPVPKSTSPLDGLLPLGGIGMRPGLMNASKGQVFTHDIDVATREIDVTEKRVNTVSRTDTTVLWTSHYPELADYVSDMYDVGRKRLWLNGLVGQNDGGYEAPETGSVFDITIPVNMPAWMKDFGFNKPKLMLKGTMDVRLKGYGEKDDAEGSTKTSLWPSPSLDYNPSFMVEGKIGPYITVEIKNVDEGLGSQNEVRVVYEESFKGEFEDYILQRVEAGTTNLSLTGTEFTGYSENHQGLFGIKADWKLGDWKLTTIASQDGGEQEEYSIKANESTTEFQVTDKQFVAYRYYFLNHDVRNAYIDATVKKGSINYPVSDLKLYKRSALNESDNVFKNITVVYKTPQGAPITKTVDRMVEIPRSDYKYDPKTGVLKINGVNRNTLIAANYSSENEQRKGKDLRNGGEAVLIQWDATLSELKDIDKLMLRNVYAIGISDASANSFVLRMKNKSGISGTYLKTLGLADENDGTPLVNDATIFKKDSSGSYTGEMWLPCRPWTDSIYSGLSNAVELAKKNCLEPLRNLDSSAAVNQLYTLPVYNLNRYTSQFYFESVGKRRNSMISVRDPNSSYSVNSGSCMDISPGSEKVTAGSTTLIRGTDYEVNYELGQIELLSERALDPNKEIKVKFECEPMFEVDNKLLLGARAELPLDLYGFGSGSVFGVTALYKSQSTTAEVPTLGNEPYSSFLWGFNVRLQDSVQALTDLVNAIPGIQTTVASNWRVEAEFAGSRHNANTSKTRTALVEDFESTSTGLVYPLSRLSWYQASPPGGDTLDSRTYIESQDYKHQGEFIWHSNNTELYKYIYDNVGNSDVDNQHLTVLKMTLRPNDNLMGNSWGGIMRANSSYYHDMSEMKYIEVVARGNSGSIFLDLGLVSEDLSISGSAPNGRYDGENQIGMTTAQHDRGLDGKTGADETRIEWDCRVAGCKGKEYNQGNVDPSTRDIAGDNFKDFDDESDPPKSINGTEGNLGERAYDTEDINKNGSLDTDISFVRYRIDLTDTSSLYVDKLKNGWRRWRIPLNQYDTIVSPTGNSYKEILSEAQYTRMWLGRLSPGVSEAKVQIVSLGVMGNAWEETTVADFYRTSTNENSQIVEVNGAENRISESVSTHDTTYVKVSTINNRENAKTYYKSPNTVTERDADSNAPLKETALVLDYHNMNPGQEVGVTRIFDTDTKNFSSYKSLKMEIHYVNGAKTDKVPVRFAMQFGEGSIDGSKDYYEWSFRPKALRYDCSREEDCHEQNWLDNAFAMNLSDFSDLKRGRHPPYLEPVVKKLDGDREEVIRLVGNPSITKVDWMRFVIIADSSASPSDLKGTFWVNDLRLSDMDTEWGYAARVNAQVNLADFISLSGAVRYQDGDFATLSNSGRSPKPDLATAASQLDVSADISIALNKFLNDSLGFHIPMSFGYHSTTKRPYMKPTDDMMLKKSSFVDLTGDMFQSDLAVKSDKEENALRDSAESKGYESYEQDLSFSVSYHKDYKASETKLGEFFSQAFLERPALSYSYHQTEGRATTASDSTYSYHTMLEYKLGTFSMFKFKPFEGLAKYSWLKDIAKTEFEPWPQTFDLTLFDFNYVRYVNQTRDPDFVEPQVDKVVTYTAELNHKLNLRWNILSFLTTSYSVNIKRDMFGGGDREAFTKENFFTFSEGGLFASGYIFDHDHSDRKVYVSRDSLVVFPVDTIAKTDANGKPLAIDMQNPDSYEIRYDTTAFYKVDSVGHREYGRAYGILRNERSRNQQFRLTFNPKLIPFIPFNMQFSSDFNQQKTIPNDFSFKDPSNIEKNYWTISQTNRFEFTPALKIMDLANLFGKENAVAGFFDKLKWREIKFNWNASTNTIGENFTLAQLYEEQGVTPFQYYLYGLGLGDGHGGRGLWNIMTGNMGLTDRGDYTGFAQYRNKHVDTLVYQGSFRNSVSRSLQINTGLTLPIWDISLTTDFQWKEDFSQSREYPLYIDTTTTLPKFGIGISIPNISQKVSFLNDFRSVSLNSRFDYSRTVVRRPFQSAEDSWARVWNFNPLIRVSILTQNNLRIENSVRMKIESTDRRPKQEVISNPCWLPDDPEREDCSDTTKYFLETPWMPTALYNDFGINIGDDFSISYPLKLDKGFQLWKWFFKLKNDIDLKLTAGYDYKKTIRKEYEPVNGYEMTNKESGTDGIYKQWGVDFTAYKPKLELSYRTVPSRTHEWFIRPSASYTFNKMASLSSYIEYRQIYEKLDDETAHMRQILQFELALMLRFD from the coding sequence TTGCGTTTTAGAAAGTATTTTAAATCCGCCCTTTGGGGCTTTGCTGCATGCAGCTTTGTGGCTGTGGGTTCCGTCTGGTCTCAGGATGGGACGCTTAGCTCGTATGAATCTCTTTTTGACGATGAGCTTTTCCAGGATGTGCCTGCCCCGAAGTCTTCGTCTCAACCGACTGTGGCGGTTTCGTCTGCGGTGATGTCGTCGTCGTCCGTGGCGATTGCTTCTAGTGCAGCGGAGCTTTCTTCAAGTGTTGTGCTTCCGGCTTCGAGTTCTGCGGTTCCGGCTTCGTCTTCGGCGAAACCGTTGTCTAGTGCGGCTGAGTCTTCTTCGTCGATTAAAGTCGAATATTCTTCTGCGGTTGAATTGTCGTCCTCTTCGGTGGCGCCTGCTCCTACCAAGCAGCCGACAGTCCAGGAATCGCGTACGCTTGCAGAAAATCCTTCCTTGGGCGAACCTGCATCCGAAGGGCAGGCCGATGCATGGACTCCTGCGATTAAGTATATCCCTGTTCCCAAGTCCACGTCCCCGTTGGACGGCCTACTCCCGCTAGGTGGCATTGGAATGCGTCCGGGGTTGATGAATGCCTCGAAGGGACAAGTCTTTACGCATGATATTGACGTGGCGACTCGTGAAATCGATGTGACCGAAAAGCGCGTGAATACGGTTTCCCGTACGGATACGACTGTGCTTTGGACATCGCATTATCCCGAACTTGCGGATTATGTTTCGGACATGTACGATGTGGGACGCAAGCGTCTTTGGCTCAATGGCCTTGTAGGTCAAAACGACGGCGGTTACGAAGCTCCGGAGACGGGTTCCGTCTTTGACATTACGATCCCGGTGAACATGCCTGCCTGGATGAAGGACTTCGGCTTCAATAAGCCTAAGCTCATGCTCAAGGGTACGATGGATGTCCGTCTTAAAGGGTATGGCGAAAAGGATGATGCCGAGGGTAGCACCAAGACAAGCCTTTGGCCGTCTCCGTCTTTGGACTACAATCCGAGCTTCATGGTTGAAGGTAAGATTGGTCCGTACATCACGGTTGAAATCAAGAATGTCGATGAAGGTCTCGGTTCGCAGAACGAAGTTCGCGTTGTGTATGAAGAATCGTTCAAGGGCGAATTCGAAGATTACATCTTGCAGCGCGTTGAAGCTGGTACCACGAACCTTTCGCTTACGGGTACTGAATTTACGGGCTACTCCGAAAACCACCAGGGCCTTTTTGGTATCAAGGCGGACTGGAAACTTGGCGACTGGAAACTTACGACGATTGCATCCCAGGATGGCGGCGAACAGGAAGAGTATTCCATCAAGGCCAATGAATCGACGACTGAATTCCAGGTGACCGATAAGCAGTTTGTTGCATACCGCTATTACTTCTTGAACCACGATGTGAGGAACGCTTACATTGACGCTACTGTCAAAAAAGGTTCCATCAATTATCCGGTATCCGATCTGAAATTGTACAAGAGAAGTGCGTTGAATGAATCGGACAACGTGTTCAAGAATATTACGGTGGTTTATAAGACTCCGCAGGGCGCGCCTATTACAAAGACTGTTGACCGCATGGTGGAAATTCCCCGTTCGGACTATAAGTATGATCCTAAGACGGGTGTCCTGAAGATTAACGGTGTTAATCGCAATACCCTTATTGCTGCAAACTATAGCAGCGAGAATGAACAGCGCAAGGGTAAGGACTTGCGCAATGGCGGTGAAGCAGTCCTTATCCAGTGGGATGCAACGCTCAGTGAACTCAAGGATATTGATAAATTGATGCTCCGCAATGTTTATGCCATCGGCATTTCGGATGCAAGCGCGAACAGCTTTGTTCTTCGCATGAAGAACAAGTCGGGCATCTCTGGAACTTATCTGAAGACTCTTGGCCTTGCCGATGAAAATGACGGTACTCCTTTAGTAAACGATGCTACGATCTTTAAGAAGGATTCTTCGGGCAGCTATACGGGCGAAATGTGGTTGCCCTGTAGGCCGTGGACGGATTCCATTTATAGCGGACTTTCAAACGCAGTGGAGCTTGCCAAGAAAAACTGTCTTGAACCGTTGCGCAATCTGGATTCTTCGGCGGCTGTGAATCAGCTTTATACTTTGCCGGTCTATAACTTGAACCGTTACACGAGCCAGTTCTACTTTGAATCTGTTGGTAAGCGCCGCAATTCCATGATTAGTGTGCGTGACCCGAATTCGAGCTATTCTGTGAACAGCGGAAGCTGCATGGATATCTCTCCGGGATCCGAAAAGGTGACTGCCGGTTCTACGACTCTTATCCGTGGAACGGACTACGAAGTCAACTATGAACTCGGCCAGATTGAGCTTTTGAGTGAACGCGCTCTTGACCCGAATAAGGAAATCAAGGTCAAGTTTGAATGCGAACCGATGTTCGAGGTCGATAACAAGCTTCTTCTCGGTGCCCGTGCGGAATTGCCTCTGGATCTTTACGGTTTTGGTTCAGGTTCTGTGTTCGGTGTTACCGCACTTTATAAGAGCCAGAGCACGACGGCTGAAGTTCCGACGCTTGGTAACGAACCTTATTCCAGCTTCCTCTGGGGCTTCAACGTCCGCTTGCAGGATTCTGTGCAGGCTCTTACGGACTTGGTGAACGCTATTCCGGGAATCCAGACGACAGTGGCTTCGAACTGGCGCGTTGAAGCGGAATTTGCGGGTAGCCGTCATAATGCCAATACGAGCAAGACTCGGACCGCCCTTGTGGAAGATTTTGAATCGACTTCGACGGGCCTTGTTTATCCGTTGTCTAGACTTTCATGGTATCAGGCTTCTCCTCCGGGTGGTGACACCCTGGATTCTAGAACTTACATCGAAAGTCAGGATTACAAGCACCAGGGTGAATTTATCTGGCATAGCAACAATACGGAACTTTACAAGTACATCTATGATAATGTCGGCAACTCCGATGTCGATAATCAGCATTTGACTGTCCTTAAGATGACTCTTCGCCCGAATGACAACCTTATGGGTAATTCTTGGGGCGGTATCATGCGCGCGAACAGTTCGTACTACCATGATATGAGCGAGATGAAGTATATTGAAGTTGTCGCCCGCGGTAATTCGGGTTCCATCTTCCTTGATTTGGGCCTTGTGAGTGAAGACCTTTCAATTAGCGGTTCTGCACCTAATGGTCGTTATGATGGCGAAAACCAGATCGGCATGACGACCGCCCAGCATGACCGTGGCCTTGATGGTAAGACTGGTGCCGATGAAACTAGAATAGAATGGGATTGCCGTGTTGCCGGTTGTAAGGGTAAGGAATACAACCAGGGAAATGTCGATCCATCGACAAGGGACATTGCAGGGGATAACTTCAAGGACTTTGACGATGAGAGCGATCCGCCGAAGAGCATTAACGGAACGGAAGGTAACCTGGGTGAACGTGCGTATGATACCGAAGATATCAACAAGAATGGTTCCCTCGACACCGATATTAGCTTTGTCCGTTACCGCATCGACTTGACGGATACGTCATCGTTGTATGTGGATAAGCTGAAGAATGGCTGGCGTAGGTGGCGTATTCCTCTGAACCAGTACGATACAATTGTATCTCCGACGGGGAACAGTTACAAGGAAATTCTTTCGGAAGCCCAGTATACGCGTATGTGGCTTGGCAGGCTGAGTCCGGGCGTTTCCGAAGCGAAAGTGCAGATCGTAAGTCTTGGCGTCATGGGTAACGCCTGGGAAGAAACTACGGTTGCCGATTTCTATCGTACTTCTACGAATGAAAATTCGCAGATTGTCGAAGTTAATGGTGCTGAAAATAGAATCAGCGAATCTGTTTCGACGCATGATACGACATATGTCAAGGTTTCTACGATCAATAACCGTGAAAATGCAAAAACGTATTACAAGTCCCCGAATACGGTGACGGAACGTGATGCCGATTCCAATGCCCCGCTCAAGGAAACGGCGCTTGTATTGGATTACCACAATATGAATCCAGGCCAGGAAGTTGGCGTGACCCGAATTTTTGATACGGACACGAAAAACTTCTCGTCGTACAAGTCTCTGAAAATGGAAATTCACTATGTGAATGGCGCAAAGACCGATAAGGTGCCTGTGCGTTTTGCCATGCAGTTTGGTGAAGGCTCGATTGATGGTTCGAAGGACTATTACGAATGGAGCTTCCGTCCGAAGGCTTTGCGTTACGACTGCTCCCGTGAAGAAGATTGCCACGAGCAGAACTGGCTTGACAATGCCTTTGCAATGAATTTGTCTGATTTCTCGGACCTCAAGCGTGGACGCCACCCGCCGTATTTGGAACCTGTTGTGAAAAAGCTTGATGGCGATCGCGAAGAAGTCATTCGCCTGGTCGGTAACCCGTCGATTACCAAGGTCGATTGGATGCGCTTTGTGATTATCGCCGATTCATCGGCTTCGCCCAGTGACCTCAAGGGTACATTCTGGGTCAATGACCTCCGCCTTTCTGACATGGATACGGAATGGGGTTATGCAGCCCGTGTGAATGCCCAGGTGAACCTTGCTGATTTCATTTCGCTTTCTGGCGCTGTGCGCTACCAGGATGGCGACTTCGCGACACTTTCCAATTCTGGACGCTCCCCGAAGCCGGATCTTGCAACGGCCGCATCGCAGCTTGACGTCTCGGCGGACATCTCGATTGCGCTGAACAAGTTCCTGAACGATTCTCTGGGATTCCATATTCCGATGTCGTTCGGATACCATAGCACGACAAAGCGCCCGTACATGAAGCCTACGGATGACATGATGCTTAAAAAGAGCAGCTTTGTGGACCTTACGGGAGACATGTTCCAGAGCGATCTCGCCGTGAAGTCGGACAAGGAAGAGAACGCGCTGCGTGACAGTGCGGAATCTAAGGGCTATGAATCTTATGAACAGGACTTGAGCTTTAGCGTTAGCTACCATAAGGATTACAAGGCCAGTGAAACGAAGCTTGGAGAATTCTTCTCGCAGGCATTCCTGGAACGTCCGGCCCTTAGCTATTCTTACCACCAGACCGAAGGTCGCGCAACGACTGCGTCGGACTCTACTTATTCGTACCACACGATGCTCGAATATAAGCTGGGTACGTTTAGCATGTTTAAGTTCAAGCCGTTCGAAGGGCTTGCTAAGTATTCCTGGTTGAAGGATATTGCAAAGACGGAGTTTGAGCCGTGGCCGCAAACTTTCGACTTGACGCTCTTTGACTTTAACTATGTGCGCTATGTGAACCAGACCCGCGATCCGGACTTTGTGGAACCGCAGGTGGACAAGGTCGTGACCTACACCGCAGAACTCAACCATAAGCTGAATTTGCGCTGGAATATTCTTTCGTTCTTGACGACTAGCTATTCTGTCAATATCAAGCGTGACATGTTTGGCGGCGGTGACCGTGAAGCTTTCACAAAGGAAAACTTCTTTACGTTCTCCGAGGGCGGTCTTTTTGCAAGCGGCTACATTTTTGACCATGACCATTCTGATAGAAAGGTTTATGTCTCTCGTGACAGCCTTGTGGTTTTCCCGGTCGATACGATTGCTAAGACGGATGCAAATGGCAAGCCGCTTGCGATTGACATGCAGAATCCGGATTCTTATGAGATTCGTTACGATACGACGGCCTTCTACAAGGTGGATAGCGTCGGACATCGCGAATATGGCCGTGCTTACGGAATTTTGCGTAATGAACGTTCAAGAAATCAGCAGTTCAGGTTGACCTTCAATCCCAAGCTGATTCCTTTCATTCCGTTCAATATGCAGTTCTCGTCTGACTTTAACCAGCAGAAGACCATTCCGAATGACTTCAGTTTCAAGGATCCTTCCAATATTGAGAAAAATTACTGGACGATTTCGCAGACGAACCGTTTTGAGTTTACTCCGGCCCTTAAGATTATGGATCTTGCCAATTTGTTTGGAAAGGAAAATGCGGTTGCCGGTTTCTTTGACAAGCTGAAGTGGCGTGAAATCAAATTCAACTGGAACGCAAGTACCAATACCATCGGTGAAAACTTTACGCTTGCCCAGCTGTATGAAGAACAGGGTGTGACTCCGTTCCAGTATTATCTCTATGGCCTGGGTCTTGGCGATGGCCATGGCGGCCGTGGCCTCTGGAATATCATGACGGGTAACATGGGTCTTACCGATCGTGGTGATTATACCGGCTTTGCCCAGTATCGTAACAAGCACGTGGATACTCTTGTCTATCAGGGCAGCTTCCGCAATTCTGTGTCTCGTTCGTTGCAGATCAACACGGGACTCACTTTGCCGATTTGGGATATTTCATTGACGACTGATTTCCAGTGGAAAGAGGACTTCTCGCAGTCCCGTGAATACCCGTTGTACATTGACACGACGACGACTCTTCCGAAATTTGGCATCGGTATTTCAATTCCGAATATTTCCCAGAAGGTGTCGTTCCTCAATGACTTCCGCAGTGTGAGCTTGAATAGCCGTTTTGATTATTCCCGTACTGTGGTTAGGCGTCCGTTCCAGAGTGCCGAAGATTCTTGGGCCAGGGTCTGGAACTTTAACCCGCTTATTCGAGTTTCTATTCTTACGCAGAATAATTTGCGTATCGAAAATAGCGTCCGTATGAAAATCGAATCGACAGACCGCCGTCCGAAGCAGGAAGTAATTTCAAATCCGTGCTGGCTGCCTGATGATCCTGAACGCGAAGATTGTTCTGATACGACGAAGTACTTCCTTGAAACACCGTGGATGCCGACCGCACTTTACAACGACTTTGGTATCAACATCGGTGATGATTTCTCGATTTCGTACCCGCTCAAGCTTGACAAGGGATTCCAGCTTTGGAAATGGTTCTTTAAGCTTAAGAACGATATCGACCTGAAGCTTACGGCCGGTTATGATTACAAGAAGACCATTCGCAAGGAGTATGAACCTGTGAACGGCTACGAGATGACGAACAAGGAATCCGGCACGGATGGAATCTATAAGCAGTGGGGTGTTGATTTTACTGCCTATAAGCCGAAGCTTGAACTTAGCTATCGCACGGTTCCGTCGAGAACGCATGAATGGTTTATCCGTCCGAGTGCATCTTACACGTTCAACAAGATGGCTTCGCTGAGTTCGTACATCGAGTATAGGCAGATCTATGAAAAGCTGGATGACGAAACGGCTCACATGCGCCAGATCCTCCAGTTCGAACTTGCTTTGATGTTGCGTTTTGACTAG
- the mnmA gene encoding tRNA 2-thiouridine(34) synthase MnmA, whose translation MSKTRVAVGMSGGVDSSVAALLLQQQGYEVVGVTLRVLPDVDGAFDAENDPSVVRARAIAEKLGIEHHVANCSDAFTGEVLKRCHADFSHARTPNPCCYCNRFIKFGWMMDYAKSLGADFLATGHYVRIEEVNGVRRLLRGRDPGKDQSYFLFWVPDERRNHVLTPLGTYVKSEVREIAEQNGFVNAKTGDSQDICFDIYGSQYTEFLKDRFGEMTRPGRFVDEKGKVWNTHDGFHKYTVGQRKGLGVAIGVPAFVKHVDPETGDILVTGDKSSVCFDRVEMVNCEWHGGAREVGTTFRAEGMVRYRQRAVGCEITIVDTNKAVAVFDEPLFAVTPGQCAVFYDGDMVLGGGQIV comes from the coding sequence ATGTCTAAAACTAGAGTCGCAGTCGGCATGAGCGGTGGCGTGGATTCGTCTGTGGCCGCTCTTCTTTTGCAACAGCAGGGTTACGAAGTCGTGGGCGTGACGCTTCGCGTTTTGCCTGATGTCGATGGCGCCTTTGACGCCGAAAACGACCCGAGTGTCGTTCGTGCACGTGCGATTGCCGAAAAGCTCGGCATCGAGCATCATGTGGCGAATTGCTCCGATGCTTTTACGGGAGAAGTCTTAAAGCGCTGCCATGCGGATTTTTCGCATGCGCGTACGCCGAACCCTTGCTGCTACTGCAATCGCTTTATCAAGTTCGGCTGGATGATGGATTACGCCAAATCGCTCGGCGCGGACTTCTTGGCGACAGGGCATTACGTGCGCATCGAAGAAGTGAACGGTGTGCGCAGGCTTTTGCGCGGGCGAGACCCCGGCAAGGACCAGAGTTACTTTTTGTTCTGGGTTCCCGATGAACGCCGCAATCACGTGCTTACACCGCTTGGAACGTACGTGAAAAGCGAAGTGCGCGAAATCGCCGAGCAGAATGGCTTTGTGAACGCGAAGACGGGCGACAGCCAGGATATTTGCTTTGACATTTACGGCTCGCAATACACCGAATTTTTGAAGGACCGTTTTGGCGAGATGACGCGCCCGGGCCGCTTCGTGGATGAAAAGGGCAAGGTGTGGAATACGCACGATGGGTTCCACAAGTACACGGTCGGTCAGCGCAAAGGTCTGGGCGTGGCGATAGGTGTGCCGGCGTTCGTGAAGCATGTGGACCCGGAAACGGGTGACATTCTGGTGACGGGCGACAAGTCGTCGGTCTGCTTTGACCGCGTGGAAATGGTGAACTGCGAATGGCACGGCGGCGCGCGGGAGGTCGGGACGACGTTCCGCGCCGAAGGCATGGTGCGTTACCGCCAGCGGGCGGTTGGCTGCGAAATTACCATTGTCGATACAAATAAGGCGGTCGCCGTTTTTGACGAGCCGCTCTTTGCCGTGACTCCGGGCCAGTGTGCCGTCTTTTACGATGGAGACATGGTCCTCGGCGGCGGCCAGATTGTTTAA
- a CDS encoding tetratricopeptide repeat protein → MKLNRIILTIAAALLLTSAASAADKCNGLEAGTKAYNENDFERAIDEWRTCVDEGIVNADLYYNLGNAYYRSGKLGFAIFYYKSALRLHPSDDDIQHNLNFAQTKTRDKEGDEEENPILEGLMDLHHALSLKSQMNISLILFWAIALVILARRFVNGSRGKNICTGVVFGMSVILCTIGASALYKMYTLETDITGVVTASSADVTSAPSDKSQTLNTLSEGTSFEVIGEQGNFAEIRLGEKIRGFVKLSEVGIVK, encoded by the coding sequence ATGAAACTGAATAGAATTATTTTGACGATCGCCGCAGCGCTCCTCCTCACATCCGCAGCAAGCGCCGCCGACAAATGCAACGGCCTCGAAGCCGGCACCAAGGCATATAACGAGAACGACTTTGAACGCGCAATTGACGAATGGCGCACATGCGTTGACGAAGGCATCGTCAATGCGGATCTCTATTACAACTTGGGCAACGCCTATTACCGCAGCGGCAAGCTCGGCTTTGCAATTTTCTACTACAAGTCCGCGCTGCGTTTGCACCCAAGCGATGACGACATCCAGCACAACCTGAATTTCGCACAGACTAAAACTCGCGATAAGGAAGGTGACGAAGAAGAGAACCCGATTCTCGAAGGCTTGATGGACTTGCACCACGCGCTTTCGCTCAAAAGCCAAATGAACATTTCGCTCATTCTCTTCTGGGCAATTGCGCTCGTGATTCTCGCCCGTAGATTCGTAAACGGCAGCCGCGGCAAGAACATCTGCACAGGTGTCGTATTCGGCATGAGCGTCATCCTCTGCACGATTGGCGCAAGTGCTCTCTACAAGATGTACACGCTCGAAACGGACATCACAGGCGTCGTGACCGCATCAAGCGCCGACGTGACAAGCGCCCCGAGCGACAAGTCGCAAACGCTCAACACGCTCAGCGAAGGCACGAGCTTTGAAGTCATCGGCGAACAAGGGAACTTCGCAGAAATCCGCCTCGGTGAAAAAATCCGCGGCTTCGTCAAGCTCAGCGAAGTCGGGATCGTGAAGTAA